One region of Cobetia sp. cqz5-12 genomic DNA includes:
- a CDS encoding potassium channel family protein — protein MHRQFAVIGLGYFGSTVARELRRHDHEVLGVDADEKRLNAVADLLTQAVIADPTDEHALQELGLEQYDAVLIDLADSMEQSLICALLAKELGARELWVKATSDAHHKLLSRLGVDHIVHPEYDLGVRVAESLAYHAMVDFIHLGDHQFVVELEVSARLGDDCQQLDQLPIDDDISVIALRKGKTLDRQPSGNTRLSAGDHLVLIGELSALRKLGAHL, from the coding sequence ATGCATCGTCAATTCGCGGTTATCGGACTGGGCTATTTCGGCAGCACCGTCGCGCGGGAACTCAGGCGCCATGACCATGAAGTGCTCGGCGTGGACGCCGATGAGAAGCGCCTCAATGCCGTGGCAGACCTGCTCACTCAAGCCGTGATCGCGGACCCCACCGATGAACATGCCCTGCAGGAGCTGGGGCTTGAGCAGTACGACGCCGTCTTGATCGATCTGGCCGACTCGATGGAACAGAGCCTGATCTGCGCGCTGCTGGCCAAGGAGCTCGGCGCGAGGGAGCTGTGGGTCAAGGCCACCTCGGACGCGCACCACAAGCTGCTCAGCCGCCTGGGTGTCGATCACATCGTGCATCCGGAGTACGACCTGGGCGTGCGCGTGGCGGAAAGCCTCGCCTACCATGCCATGGTCGACTTCATCCATCTCGGCGATCACCAGTTCGTGGTCGAGCTGGAGGTCAGTGCACGACTGGGCGATGACTGCCAGCAGCTCGATCAGCTGCCCATCGATGACGACATCAGCGTGATCGCGCTGCGCAAGGGCAAGACCCTCGATCGCCAACCCTCCGGCAACACGCGACTCTCCGCCGGCGACCACCTGGTCCTGATCGGCGAGCTGAGCGCGTTGCGCAAACTGGGAGCGCATCTATGA
- a CDS encoding TrkH family potassium uptake protein, with protein MRQRYRRYLRPLTRSPRGPIIHLSPPEILLSGFLGLGMLGACLLKLPGMHQEGLSWLSALFTATSAVTVTGLSVTPLSDFTLAGQAVVLILIQLGGLGFMTIAALSLVMLGQRLPMHQTSLLREALNRSSSREIGRLLKIITTFAVTLELAGASLLALDWVPEYGWQEGLWLSLFHSVSAFNNAGFTLWPDSLMREAANPLTSGVIGILFMTGGIGFAVIGELRERRREHGWRVLLRPSRFSVQTRLVIEATVALNLLSLVVILALEWRNPGTLGAMASHGERLLAAAFMAITPRTAGFSVIDSSEMTQASTLWTMALMFIGGGSGSTASGIKLTTFVVLLLTTRAFLRRAPSPTLHGRRIGDDTVFKSIAVALAAMLLIFSMLFGLTITDPDHAFLTLAFETVSAFGTVGLSHGLTPELSPGGQLLIIATMLLGRTGPLALGYLLATRSRPGISYARTELSIG; from the coding sequence ATGAGGCAGCGCTACCGGCGCTATCTCCGCCCCCTGACCCGCAGCCCACGCGGGCCCATCATCCATCTGTCGCCGCCGGAGATTCTGCTGAGCGGCTTTCTGGGCCTCGGCATGCTGGGTGCCTGCCTGCTGAAACTGCCCGGCATGCATCAGGAAGGCTTGAGCTGGCTGTCGGCGCTGTTCACCGCCACCTCTGCCGTCACGGTCACCGGCCTCTCCGTCACGCCACTCAGCGACTTCACCCTCGCGGGGCAGGCCGTCGTGCTGATACTGATCCAGCTCGGTGGCCTCGGCTTCATGACCATCGCCGCCCTGTCGCTGGTGATGCTGGGCCAGCGCCTGCCGATGCATCAGACCAGCCTGCTGCGCGAGGCGCTCAATCGCAGCAGCTCACGCGAGATAGGCCGCCTGCTCAAGATCATCACCACCTTTGCGGTGACGCTCGAGCTGGCAGGCGCCTCCTTGCTGGCATTGGATTGGGTGCCCGAGTACGGCTGGCAGGAGGGACTCTGGCTCAGCCTCTTCCACTCGGTCTCGGCCTTCAACAATGCCGGCTTCACCCTATGGCCGGACAGCCTGATGCGCGAGGCGGCCAATCCCCTGACCAGTGGCGTGATCGGCATTCTGTTCATGACCGGCGGCATCGGCTTTGCCGTCATCGGCGAGCTGCGCGAGCGACGCCGCGAACATGGCTGGCGGGTGCTGCTGCGACCATCGCGCTTCTCGGTGCAGACCCGTCTGGTGATCGAGGCCACCGTGGCGCTCAACCTGCTGAGTCTGGTGGTGATACTGGCGCTCGAGTGGCGCAACCCCGGCACGCTGGGCGCCATGGCCAGTCATGGCGAACGCCTGCTCGCCGCCGCCTTCATGGCCATCACACCGCGCACTGCCGGTTTCAGCGTCATCGATTCCAGCGAGATGACACAAGCCTCGACCCTGTGGACCATGGCGCTGATGTTCATCGGCGGCGGCAGCGGCTCGACGGCCAGCGGCATCAAGCTGACCACCTTCGTGGTGCTGCTGCTGACCACACGCGCCTTCCTGCGCCGTGCGCCCTCCCCCACCCTGCATGGCCGCCGCATCGGGGATGACACCGTATTCAAGTCGATCGCCGTGGCGCTGGCGGCGATGCTGCTTATCTTCAGCATGCTGTTCGGCCTGACCATCACCGACCCGGACCACGCCTTCCTGACGCTGGCCTTCGAGACCGTCTCGGCCTTCGGCACTGTCGGCCTGAGTCACGGACTGACACCCGAGCTCTCGCCCGGCGGACAATTGCTGATCATCGCGACCATGCTGCTGGGCCGCACCGGACCACTCGCCCTCGGCTATCTGCTGGCGACCCGCAGCCGTCCCGGTATCAGCTATGCGCGCACCGAGCTCTCGATCGGCTGA
- the ihfA gene encoding integration host factor subunit alpha, whose translation MGALTKAELAEHLHAELGMSKREAKSMVEVFFDEIRGCLRENEQVKLSGFGNFDLRDKRERPGRNPKTGEEIPISARRVVTFRPGQKLKARVDEYDGETHAHQRLEEHDDHDDHDDDH comes from the coding sequence ATGGGAGCGTTGACCAAGGCGGAACTTGCCGAGCATCTGCACGCAGAACTCGGCATGTCCAAGCGCGAAGCCAAGTCGATGGTAGAGGTATTCTTCGACGAGATTCGCGGTTGCCTGCGGGAAAATGAACAGGTGAAGCTGTCCGGTTTCGGCAACTTCGATCTGCGTGACAAGCGCGAACGTCCGGGGCGCAATCCCAAGACAGGCGAGGAGATTCCGATCTCCGCGCGTCGCGTGGTGACATTCCGCCCAGGTCAGAAGCTCAAGGCCCGAGTGGATGAGTACGACGGCGAGACGCACGCACATCAGCGTCTTGAAGAGCATGATGACCACGATGATCATGATGATGATCACTGA
- the pheT gene encoding phenylalanine--tRNA ligase subunit beta: MKFSEQWLREWVSPELSTQQLADQVTMAGLEVDGIEPVAGEFTGVVVAEVKDKQPHPEADRLNVCQVDDGSGALVQVVCGAPNVAAGQKVLFAQVGAKLPGDFKIRKAKLRGVESRGMICGASELGLEAEASDGIMVLAADAPVGRDAREFLNLDDNAIEVDLTPNRGDCLSVKGLAREVGVLNRLAVTAPSIAPVAAQIDDTFPVTVSAPEACPRYLGRVVRDVNVAATSPLWLEERLRRSGIRSIDPVVDVTNYVLLELGQPMHAFDLARLNGGIEVRMAAAEEPLTLLDGQEVALRDDTLVIADEKGPLAIAGVMGGEGSGVNAETRDIFFEAAFFAPLSVAGKARSYGLHTDSSHRFERGVDAQLQRDAIERATALLLEITGGKPGPIIEVASDAELPKAAVVSLSGASVERTLGMALPDAEIVEILERLGMQVAADGDSQWQVTVPSWRFDVSIEADLIEELARIHGYNNLPVSRPNARLAPAVANETTQPLTSLRRQLVARGYQEAISYSFVAPELQKTLDPHGVAPALANPISSDMAVMRSSLLPGLVKALSHNLNRQQSRVRLFETGLVFRGELDSLEQTPMIGGLITGARLPEGWNGGRDKVDFFDLKGDVEALLALGGNLGAWRFEAAEHPALHPGQCAQLFFNGEPAGWMGALHPAARAELGLKVEVFVFEITLAAACAGRLPRFAPLSKYPEVRRDLAFVVEEGVHVQSLLDAIRSQAGEWLTDLRLFDVYQGQGVADGHKSLALGLTWQHPSRTLNDEEINQLVDAIVTDGHTRFGAALRA, from the coding sequence ATGAAATTTTCCGAACAGTGGCTGCGTGAGTGGGTGTCGCCGGAACTGAGCACCCAGCAGCTGGCCGATCAGGTCACCATGGCTGGTCTGGAAGTCGATGGTATCGAACCGGTCGCCGGTGAGTTCACCGGTGTGGTCGTGGCCGAGGTCAAGGACAAGCAACCGCATCCGGAGGCCGATCGCCTCAATGTTTGCCAGGTGGATGATGGCAGCGGTGCGCTGGTGCAGGTCGTGTGTGGTGCGCCGAATGTCGCCGCTGGCCAGAAGGTGCTCTTCGCTCAAGTCGGCGCGAAGCTTCCGGGCGACTTCAAGATTCGCAAGGCCAAACTGCGCGGTGTCGAATCCCGCGGCATGATCTGTGGTGCCTCCGAGCTGGGCCTGGAAGCCGAGGCCTCCGACGGCATCATGGTGCTGGCCGCGGACGCGCCGGTGGGCCGTGATGCCCGCGAATTCCTGAATCTTGATGACAATGCCATCGAGGTCGATCTGACCCCGAACCGTGGCGACTGCCTGAGCGTCAAGGGGCTGGCGCGCGAAGTCGGCGTGCTCAACCGTCTTGCCGTCACGGCGCCGAGCATCGCGCCGGTCGCCGCCCAGATCGATGACACCTTCCCTGTCACCGTCAGCGCGCCAGAGGCCTGCCCGCGCTATCTGGGGCGTGTGGTGCGTGACGTCAACGTCGCCGCGACCTCTCCGCTGTGGCTTGAAGAGCGTCTGCGTCGCAGTGGTATCCGCAGCATCGACCCCGTCGTCGATGTCACCAACTACGTGCTGCTCGAGCTCGGCCAACCGATGCACGCCTTTGATCTGGCACGCCTGAACGGTGGTATCGAGGTGCGTATGGCAGCGGCTGAAGAGCCACTGACGCTGCTCGACGGTCAGGAAGTCGCGCTGCGTGACGACACCCTGGTCATCGCCGACGAGAAGGGCCCGCTGGCCATCGCTGGCGTGATGGGCGGCGAAGGCAGTGGCGTGAACGCCGAGACGCGCGACATCTTCTTCGAAGCGGCCTTCTTCGCGCCGTTGAGCGTCGCTGGCAAGGCGCGCAGCTACGGCCTGCACACCGACAGCTCGCATCGTTTCGAGCGTGGTGTGGACGCACAGCTGCAGCGTGACGCCATCGAGCGCGCGACAGCCCTGCTGCTCGAGATCACCGGTGGCAAGCCGGGCCCGATCATCGAGGTCGCCAGCGATGCAGAGCTGCCCAAGGCCGCTGTCGTCAGCCTGAGCGGCGCCAGTGTCGAGCGCACGCTGGGCATGGCACTGCCGGATGCCGAGATCGTCGAGATTCTCGAGCGTCTGGGCATGCAGGTTGCGGCCGATGGCGACAGCCAATGGCAGGTAACGGTGCCGAGCTGGCGCTTTGATGTCAGCATCGAGGCTGACCTGATCGAAGAGCTGGCGCGCATTCATGGTTACAACAATCTGCCGGTCAGCCGCCCGAACGCGCGCCTGGCACCGGCCGTGGCCAATGAGACCACCCAGCCGTTGACCAGCCTGCGCCGTCAGCTGGTGGCGCGGGGCTATCAGGAAGCGATCAGCTACAGCTTCGTCGCCCCTGAGCTGCAGAAGACGCTGGACCCGCACGGCGTGGCGCCGGCACTGGCCAACCCGATTTCCAGCGACATGGCCGTCATGCGCAGCTCGTTGCTGCCGGGGTTGGTCAAGGCGCTGAGCCACAACCTCAATCGTCAGCAGTCGCGCGTGCGCTTGTTCGAGACCGGTCTGGTGTTCCGTGGTGAGCTGGACTCCCTCGAGCAGACGCCGATGATCGGCGGTCTGATCACCGGCGCCCGTCTGCCGGAAGGCTGGAATGGCGGTCGTGACAAGGTCGATTTCTTCGATCTCAAGGGCGATGTCGAGGCACTGCTGGCACTGGGCGGCAATCTGGGTGCCTGGCGCTTCGAAGCCGCCGAGCATCCGGCACTGCACCCGGGCCAGTGCGCTCAGCTGTTCTTCAATGGCGAGCCGGCGGGCTGGATGGGTGCCCTGCACCCGGCGGCGCGCGCTGAGCTTGGCCTGAAGGTCGAGGTGTTCGTGTTCGAGATCACGCTGGCCGCTGCCTGTGCGGGTCGTCTGCCGCGCTTCGCACCGCTCTCCAAGTATCCGGAAGTACGTCGTGATCTGGCCTTCGTGGTCGAGGAGGGCGTGCACGTGCAGTCGCTGCTCGACGCCATCCGTTCGCAAGCCGGTGAATGGCTGACGGACCTGCGCCTGTTTGACGTCTATCAGGGCCAGGGGGTAGCCGATGGTCACAAGTCGCTCGCCCTGGGCTTGACCTGGCAGCATCCTTCGCGCACGCTGAATGATGAGGAAATCAATCAGTTAGTCGATGCGATCGTCACCGATGGCCACACACGTTTCGGGGCGGCGCTGAGAGCATGA
- the pheS gene encoding phenylalanine--tRNA ligase subunit alpha, whose translation MEHLSTLVDEARTAIQAAEDVQTLDEVRVRFLGKKGEITALLKGLGKLSPEERPKAGETINEAKQLLSGELDARRNTLETAALNARLAAERVDVTLPGRGEPVGGLHPVTRTLERIESFFSHIGYGVAEGPEIEDDHHNFEALNIPSHHPARAMHDTFYFDATRLLRTHTSPVQVRSMKASEPPLRIVCPGRVYRCDSDLTHTPMFHQVEGLLVDENVSFADLKGTVEEFLHAFFERDDLEVRFRPSYFPFTEPSAEVDIQCVMCAGDGCRVCSHTGWLEVMGCGMVHPEVFRHSGIDSERFRGFAFGMGAERLAMLRYGVNDLRLFFENDLRFLRQFS comes from the coding sequence ATGGAACATCTTTCCACCCTGGTGGACGAAGCACGCACCGCGATCCAGGCGGCCGAAGACGTCCAGACCCTCGACGAGGTACGGGTACGTTTTCTCGGCAAGAAGGGCGAGATCACCGCACTGCTCAAGGGCCTCGGCAAGCTGTCCCCCGAAGAGCGTCCCAAGGCCGGTGAGACCATCAACGAAGCCAAGCAGCTGCTGAGTGGCGAGTTGGATGCACGTCGCAATACGCTGGAAACGGCGGCGCTCAATGCGCGTCTTGCCGCTGAGCGCGTCGATGTGACCCTGCCGGGCCGTGGTGAGCCGGTAGGCGGCCTGCACCCGGTCACCCGCACGCTTGAGCGTATCGAAAGCTTCTTCTCGCACATCGGCTACGGTGTGGCCGAAGGGCCGGAAATCGAAGATGACCATCACAACTTCGAAGCGCTGAACATTCCGTCGCACCACCCGGCGCGCGCGATGCATGACACCTTCTATTTCGATGCCACGCGTCTTCTGCGCACCCATACCTCACCGGTGCAGGTGCGCAGCATGAAGGCCAGCGAGCCGCCGCTGCGTATCGTCTGCCCGGGTCGCGTCTATCGCTGCGATTCCGATCTGACCCACACCCCGATGTTCCATCAGGTCGAGGGGCTGCTGGTCGACGAGAATGTCAGCTTCGCTGACCTCAAGGGTACCGTCGAAGAATTCCTGCATGCCTTCTTCGAGCGTGATGACCTGGAAGTCCGTTTCCGTCCGTCCTACTTCCCGTTCACCGAGCCATCCGCCGAAGTCGATATCCAGTGCGTGATGTGTGCCGGTGACGGCTGTCGTGTCTGCTCCCACACCGGCTGGCTTGAGGTGATGGGGTGCGGCATGGTGCATCCGGAAGTCTTCCGTCACTCCGGTATCGATAGCGAGCGCTTCCGCGGCTTCGCCTTCGGCATGGGCGCGGAGCGTCTGGCGATGTTGCGTTACGGCGTCAACGACCTGCGGTTGTTCTTCGAGAACGACCTGCGTTTCCTTCGCCAGTTCAGCTAG
- the rplT gene encoding 50S ribosomal protein L20, which produces MSRVKRGVVARRRHKKIMKQAKGYYGARSRVFRVAKQAVIKAGQYAYRDRRVRKRQFRALWIARINAAARINGMSYSRFIAGLKKANIEIDRKVLADIAVHEKAAFAAIVEKAKAAQ; this is translated from the coding sequence ATGTCCCGCGTCAAGCGTGGCGTCGTCGCACGTCGCCGTCACAAGAAGATCATGAAGCAGGCCAAGGGTTACTACGGAGCGCGTTCACGCGTCTTCCGCGTAGCCAAGCAGGCTGTCATCAAGGCCGGCCAGTACGCTTACCGTGACCGTCGTGTCCGCAAGCGTCAGTTCCGTGCCCTGTGGATCGCGCGTATCAACGCTGCGGCCCGCATCAATGGCATGTCCTACAGCCGCTTCATCGCTGGCCTGAAGAAGGCCAATATCGAGATCGACCGCAAGGTCCTCGCCGATATCGCGGTTCACGAAAAAGCTGCCTTTGCTGCCATCGTCGAGAAGGCCAAGGCTGCTCAGTAA
- the rpmI gene encoding 50S ribosomal protein L35, whose amino-acid sequence MPKIKTNRGAAKRFKKTANGFKHKQSFRSHILTKKSTKRKRQLRGMKQVHAADKALIQRMLPNL is encoded by the coding sequence ATGCCGAAGATCAAGACTAACCGCGGCGCTGCCAAGCGCTTCAAGAAGACTGCCAACGGCTTCAAGCACAAGCAGTCCTTCCGTAGCCACATCCTGACCAAGAAGTCGACCAAGCGTAAGCGTCAGCTGCGTGGCATGAAGCAGGTTCACGCTGCAGACAAGGCGCTGATCCAGCGCATGCTGCCGAACCTGTAA
- the infC gene encoding translation initiation factor IF-3: protein MKRNNQRGRPQEKRAPINDRIRADEVRLIDADGEQVGVVSTKDALVKAEEAGLDLVQISNADPIVCKIMDYGKFLFDEKKQKNLQKKKQKQIQVKEVKFRPGTDEGDYQVKLRNLTRFIEGGDKGKVTLRFRGREMAHQDIGRKLMERIAGDLSELVTVESFPKMEGRQMIMILAPKKK from the coding sequence ATCAAGCGGAATAATCAGCGCGGACGCCCCCAGGAAAAGCGGGCTCCCATCAATGACCGTATTCGTGCGGACGAAGTCCGCCTCATCGACGCAGATGGCGAGCAGGTTGGCGTAGTGTCAACCAAAGATGCGCTTGTCAAGGCCGAAGAGGCAGGGCTCGACCTCGTCCAGATTTCCAATGCCGATCCCATCGTCTGCAAGATCATGGATTACGGCAAGTTTCTTTTCGACGAGAAGAAACAGAAGAATCTGCAGAAGAAGAAGCAGAAACAGATCCAGGTCAAGGAAGTCAAATTCCGTCCTGGTACCGATGAGGGCGATTATCAGGTCAAGCTGCGCAACCTGACTCGCTTCATCGAAGGCGGAGACAAGGGTAAGGTTACCTTGCGCTTCCGTGGTCGCGAAATGGCGCACCAGGACATCGGCCGTAAGCTGATGGAACGGATCGCCGGCGATCTCTCGGAGCTCGTGACCGTCGAGTCCTTCCCGAAAATGGAAGGCCGTCAGATGATCATGATTCTCGCGCCGAAAAAGAAGTGA
- the thrS gene encoding threonine--tRNA ligase yields the protein MPIVTLPDGSQRTFDTPISVMQLAESIGPGLAKACVAGKINGVEVDAADMITEDANVAILTARDAEGLDVIRHSCAHLIGHAVKQLYPEAKMAIGPVIDDGFYYDIDFGRSITPEDLETIEKRMKQLIDSEYDVVREYVSRDQAMAAFDKRDEPYKQEIIEGIGEGDTIRLYHHEEYTDMCRGPHVPNTRHLKHFQLLKLAGAYWRGDSTKPMLTRIYGTAWPDKKQLKAYLKRLEEAEKRDHRKLAKKLDLFHMQEEAPGMVFWHPNGWTMYQVLEQYMRRIQRANGYQEIKTPQVVDLSLWKKSGHWGHYNELMFTTESEKREYAVKPMNCPCHVQVFNQGLKSYRDLPLRLAEFGSCHRNEPSGSLHGLMRVRGFTQDDAHIFCTENQVESEAEDFIRLTLEVYRQFGFEDVELKLSTRPESFIGEPEAWDKAEAGLQAALDATGLPWELQPGEGAFYGPKIEFSLRDCLNRVWQCGTLQLDFNLPERLSAQFVDESGERRMPVMLHRAILGSFERFLGILIEHHAGAMPFWLAPEQVVVMNITDSQAEYAKDLVSRLEKHDIRVKADLRNEKIGFKIREHTLQKVPYLIVVGDKEVEADAVAVRTRSGEDLGTMKVSEFMERLKEEQV from the coding sequence ATGCCTATCGTTACTCTGCCTGACGGCAGCCAGCGTACCTTCGATACCCCGATTTCCGTGATGCAGCTGGCCGAGTCCATCGGCCCCGGTCTTGCCAAGGCCTGTGTGGCCGGCAAGATCAATGGCGTCGAGGTCGATGCCGCTGACATGATCACCGAAGACGCCAACGTCGCCATTCTCACGGCGCGTGATGCGGAAGGCCTGGACGTGATTCGTCACTCCTGCGCGCACCTGATCGGTCATGCCGTCAAGCAGCTCTACCCGGAGGCCAAGATGGCCATCGGCCCGGTCATCGATGACGGTTTCTATTACGACATCGATTTCGGCCGTTCGATCACCCCGGAAGATCTCGAGACCATCGAGAAACGCATGAAGCAGCTGATCGACAGCGAGTACGATGTGGTGCGTGAGTATGTCTCGCGTGACCAGGCCATGGCCGCCTTTGATAAGCGCGATGAGCCGTACAAGCAGGAGATCATCGAGGGCATCGGCGAAGGTGACACCATCCGCCTTTACCACCACGAAGAATACACCGACATGTGCCGCGGCCCGCACGTGCCGAATACCCGCCACCTCAAGCACTTCCAGCTGCTCAAGCTGGCCGGTGCCTACTGGCGTGGTGATTCCACCAAGCCGATGCTGACCCGTATCTATGGCACCGCCTGGCCGGACAAGAAGCAGCTCAAGGCCTACCTCAAGCGTCTCGAGGAAGCCGAGAAGCGCGATCACCGCAAGCTGGCCAAGAAGCTGGATCTCTTCCATATGCAGGAAGAAGCGCCGGGCATGGTGTTCTGGCACCCGAATGGCTGGACCATGTACCAGGTGCTCGAGCAGTACATGCGCCGTATCCAGCGTGCCAACGGCTACCAGGAGATCAAGACGCCGCAGGTGGTCGACCTTTCGCTGTGGAAGAAGTCCGGGCACTGGGGGCATTACAACGAGCTGATGTTCACCACCGAGTCCGAGAAGCGCGAATACGCGGTCAAGCCGATGAACTGCCCGTGTCACGTCCAGGTCTTCAATCAAGGCCTGAAGAGCTACCGTGATCTGCCGCTGCGTCTGGCCGAGTTCGGCTCCTGCCATCGCAACGAGCCGTCCGGTTCTCTGCATGGCCTGATGCGTGTGCGTGGCTTCACCCAGGATGACGCCCACATCTTCTGTACCGAGAATCAGGTCGAGTCCGAGGCCGAGGACTTCATCCGTCTGACGCTGGAAGTCTATCGTCAGTTCGGCTTCGAAGATGTCGAGCTGAAGCTCTCCACCCGTCCGGAATCCTTCATCGGTGAGCCGGAAGCGTGGGACAAGGCCGAAGCCGGTCTGCAGGCAGCACTGGATGCGACTGGCCTGCCGTGGGAGCTGCAGCCGGGTGAGGGCGCTTTCTATGGACCAAAGATTGAATTCTCTCTGCGAGATTGTCTGAATCGTGTCTGGCAGTGTGGTACTCTACAGCTCGACTTCAATCTGCCTGAGCGTCTCAGTGCCCAGTTTGTCGATGAAAGTGGAGAGCGTCGCATGCCGGTCATGTTGCACCGCGCGATTCTCGGCTCCTTCGAGCGCTTCCTCGGCATCCTGATCGAGCACCACGCAGGCGCGATGCCATTCTGGCTCGCCCCGGAGCAGGTTGTCGTAATGAATATCACGGATTCCCAGGCAGAATATGCCAAGGATCTGGTCTCCCGCCTCGAGAAACATGACATCCGTGTCAAAGCAGACTTGAGGAACGAGAAGATCGGCTTTAAAATCCGTGAGCATACTCTGCAGAAGGTTCCTTACCTCATCGTCGTTGGCGACAAGGAAGTGGAAGCTGATGCAGTAGCTGTCAGAACCCGTTCCGGTGAAGACCTCGGCACCATGAAAGTTTCAGAGTTCATGGAACGCCTGAAGGAAGAACAGGTCTGA
- a CDS encoding OmpA family protein, with the protein MKRSTTGLVLGSALVVGLSGCASSASQSSSAEKPWYSQPFVCGLAGGLIGGGIGYGVSGDSDEDTGASLGAVGGATAGALLCADDAPKSMDDDGDGVPNDRDECPGTPAGVAVDAKGCPLDTDGDGVADYKDQCPGTPAGVTVDAKGCPLDSDGDGVPDYQDQCPNTPAGAKVNALGCVADLVLRDVNFEFDSAKLTANAEKVLNGVAAKLVSNENVRVRVEGHTDSVGSDSYNKQLSQKRADSVKAYLASEGVGANRIQTVGYGEEQPVASNDTAAGRAENRRVELAEVK; encoded by the coding sequence ATGAAAAGATCTACGACTGGCCTGGTTCTGGGTTCTGCATTGGTTGTTGGCCTGTCTGGCTGCGCAAGCTCTGCTTCCCAGTCTTCATCTGCTGAGAAGCCCTGGTACAGCCAGCCGTTCGTCTGCGGTCTGGCCGGTGGCCTGATCGGTGGCGGGATTGGTTACGGCGTCTCTGGCGACAGCGACGAAGACACCGGCGCTTCTCTGGGTGCTGTCGGCGGCGCGACCGCTGGCGCACTGCTGTGTGCAGACGATGCTCCGAAGTCCATGGACGACGATGGCGACGGCGTGCCGAACGACCGTGACGAATGCCCGGGGACTCCGGCAGGCGTCGCTGTTGATGCGAAAGGCTGCCCGCTGGACACCGACGGTGACGGCGTTGCTGACTACAAGGACCAGTGCCCGGGTACCCCGGCCGGCGTCACTGTTGACGCGAAAGGCTGCCCGCTCGATTCCGACGGTGACGGCGTGCCGGACTACCAGGACCAGTGCCCGAACACCCCGGCCGGTGCCAAGGTCAATGCCCTGGGCTGCGTCGCTGACCTCGTCCTGCGTGACGTGAACTTCGAGTTCGACTCCGCCAAGCTGACTGCCAACGCCGAGAAAGTGCTGAACGGTGTGGCGGCCAAGCTGGTCTCCAACGAGAACGTCCGCGTTCGCGTCGAAGGTCACACTGACTCCGTGGGTTCTGACTCCTACAACAAGCAGCTGTCTCAGAAGCGTGCTGACTCCGTGAAGGCCTACCTGGCTTCCGAAGGTGTTGGCGCCAACCGTATCCAGACTGTGGGTTACGGTGAAGAGCAGCCGGTCGCCAGCAACGATACCGCTGCAGGCCGTGCCGAAAACCGTCGTGTCGAGCTTGCTGAAGTCAAGTAA